The nucleotide window ATACATGTTCTGCTGGAATTAACACTTTCCTGTGGATGGTTAATCCCTCATGGAATTGAAAGCACTTGCCTTGACAACCGATGATTTCCATTAGGACGTTGGTTAATCCCTCATGGAATTGAAAGACTGGTTTAAATGTAAGTATAGGCTGATTTTTATTATTTCTCGTTAATCCCTCATGGAATTGAAAGACAAGTGTACCTGACCGGCATTGCAGTCACCTCTTTGACGTTAATCCCTCATGGAATTGAAAGCATGATAGACTACATCAGCAGTGTATTCGAAGCCTCTGAGTTAATCCCTCATGGAATTGAAAGTAAAGATTATCTCTTTGAGTGTTTGTTTATTGTCCTCGCTAGTTAATCCCTCATGGAATTGAAAGGAATAAATTAAAAGAAATACAAAAATTAAAAACGCGTACTCTTGTTAATCCCTCATGGAATTGAAAGATTTGTCTGCCATAAACTGTTCATAATGTTCCACAATGTTAATCCCTCATGGAATTGAAAGTACATTGGGTCAAGTATGTACGCTAACGGAGTCCCTACCTGTTAATCCCTCATGGAATTGAAAGTAATTCTATACTGGTGACTTTAGAGGTTATTTCTATTATCCGTTAATCCCTCATGGAATTGAAAGTTCTCGAAGAGTAAAAGGAGTGTACCGTAGTCGTAGTAAAGTTAATCCCTCATGGAATTGAAAGCACCTTATCCGATATCTATGAACTAGTCCTAGCACTCAGGTTAATCCCTCATGGAATTGAAAGTTTTGCTACGATGTAGATAATTAGTGCTACTATCCACGCCCAGTTAATCCCTCATGGAATTGAAAGTACCAGGTTTTTGCTAGGCCGTCTAACTACTATAACGCCACGTTAATCCCTCATGGAATTGAAAGTCACAATAGTAATAATAAGGAATAACACAATCATCCATTCTCCGTTAATCCCTCATGGAATTGAAAGTACAGCTCTTCTGTTTTAGACAATGGAGTTTATTGTGTTAATCCCTCATGGAATTGAAAGCTTTAGATGACTGTGGAATTAGATTTAAGACCGCTTTAAGCTCTTGTTAATCCCTCATGGAATTGAAAGAAATAGGAAATACCCCTACATAATGCCAATAGCCTGGAACTTTCGTTAATCCCTCATGGAATTGAAAGATACCGATGATCATATCAACATCACCCTGACTCATGATATGTTAATCCCTCATGGAATTGAAAGTAACTGCCGATATCTCTGCTACAATCTCGTCATCTTGAAGGTTAATCCCTCATGGAATTGAAAGTCCGATGCCCGAATTTCCTTTGGTAATTTATGCTGTTCTAGTTAATCCCTCATGGAATTGAAAGGGAAATTTGTGAGAAGATGGGGTTAAGAAATGACTGACATGTTAATCCCTCATGGAATTGAAAGCAGAAGAGTCTTTTCTCCAAACCCGGGCATACTCATACTTAAGTTAATCCCTCATGGAATTGAAAGCTTTTTCCCTTATCTTTACGTACAAATCTTTTGGGAGATTTGTGTTAATCCCTCATGGAATTGAAAGTTGTATAATGCATCCTGGATAGGAGGGAAGTACCCAGAAGTTAATCCCTCATGGAATTGAAAGCTATGACCGATTGCGTTGACTAAGTTATCAGTCCTTATCTCGTGTTAATCCCTCATGGAATTGAAAGGAACTCATTGAAAGAGGGCGAAGTAGAGATGTAACCGTTAAGTTAATCCCTCATGGAATTGAAAGTCAGATAAAGCGTTAAATAAAACGTTCTCAAAAATACGTGTTAATCCCTCATGGAATTGAAAGCTTCCCTATAACACGCTTTAGGTAGTAAGACCAGTTCTTCCAGTTAATCCCTCATGGAATTGAAAGCTCGTCCGCCGGTGCCTCGCCCCTCATGAACTTGTAGTATGCGTTAATCCCTCATGGAATTGAAAGAGGGAACTATGAGGTGAGATGAAATGAAAGAGGTTAAGCTATGTTAATCCCTCATGGAATTGAAAGATAGTATTTGTGCTGTTCATGATACTGTCGTACTCGAAGAGTTAATCCCTCATGGAATTGAAAGCATTTTCCGCCCACCCTAGCAAGATACTCTTTAAACGAGTTAATCCCTCATGGAATTGAAAGTACATGTACGAGTTTTGCAGAGTAGAATTGTATACGAGTTAATCCCTCATGGAATTGAAAGTCTTGAGACATAAACCATGCCCTTTTTCGCATATGCCAAAGTTAATCCCTCATGGAATTGAAAGGAAAGTTTGGTAGTCAGAGACCCTAAATATCTGGGTAAGTTAATCCCTCATGGAATTGAAAGAGGCTACATTTCGAAAGAAAAATCGGAACTAGCAAAAGCGAGTTAATCCCTCATGGAATTGAAAGCTCTTTTCGTAAAGGTGGGTGTGTTACACAGGAGGGGTTAATCCCTCATGGAATTGAAAGCTCCTCCCGCGGTTTTCCTAAAATTGTCCTGAGTTTCACGTTAATCCCTCATGGAATTGAAAGTCTTCCCTACCTTGATTACCCCGCTATCACTAAGTGTTACGTTAATCCCTCATGGAATTGAAAGGTGTACTCGTTTTATGTAGCTGAAGTTAAAGCTTATGCGAAGTTAATCCCTCATGGAATTGAAAGACTTGAGCTAAATATATGTATGTTAATGCATAAAGTAATAGGGTTAATCCCTCATGGAATTGAAAGACTTGAGCTAAATATATGTATGTTAATGCATAAAGTAATAGGGTTAATCCCTCATGGAATTGAAAGAATATTAGAAAACTGAACGTTACAAGTCAGATAATCTCACGTTAATCCCTCATGGAATTGAAAGAAAAATGCTAGACCAGCTATAGCACCGCCCATTGCAGCGTTAATCCCTCATGGAATTGAAAGTTGGAAAGACAAAGAGAGGATTAAACAAGACATTGAAATAATGTTAATCCCTCATGGAATTGAAAGTAGTCCTTGATGCGTTGGACTTCTCTCGTAGCAAGCCTGTAGTTAATCCCTCATGGAATTGAAAGTTGCTATAAAGCATCGACCTCGGCGTACCCATTACCAATTCGCGTTAATCCCTCATGGAATTGAAAGATACTCAAACACAAATTTGTATCTTCTCTTATTTGTCCCCGTGTTAATCCCTCATGGAATTGAAAGCTAGTAATAGTATGATTAAAGATCTCAATACTATTGAATAGTTAATCCCTCATGGAATTGAAAGATATCTTTGCACAAACTGGAAATTTCAGTGATGAAGTTTATGTTAATCCCTCATGGAATTGAAAGTTATGTGGGTGAGTAATAAATTTAATAAGTATATCGCTAAGTTAATCCCTCATGGAATTGAAAGTCATCCCAGCTCTCTCTAGGTGTATATAACCACTCTGGTATGTTAATCCCTCATGGAATTGAAAGTCAAACTCCTCAAAGGTGAGCTGAATGGCGGGGAAGAGGAGTTAATCCCTCATGGAATTGAAAGGACATTCATATAAGCGTGTTCATATAGCCACTTAGCCTTCTCTGTTAATCCCTCATGGAATTGAAAGCATGATAACAAGGACGTGGAACGCGGGAACCATAGAAATAAGTTAATCCCTCATGGAATTGAAAGTTTACTGTTCTTGCCGAAATAATAATCTATAACACCAGCGTTAATCCCTCATGGAATTGAAAGACAAGTAAATCCCAACTGTTAGTGAACACTATAATGTCTACGTTAATCCCTCATGGAATTGAAAGTTGATATCTTAAATACTAAGTTATGTACTCTGTACTGTTTTGCGTTAATCCCTCATGGAATTGAAAGTGTCATAAACGGTATGGGTAGAGAGGACTTAGGTTCGTTTGTTAATCCCTCATGGAATTGAAAGACACATTGCGTTATATTGTACTATTTTTATATTTGTATATATGTTAATCCTTCCCGGAATTGAAAGTAACTGTACAGTGCGCGGAATATGTGTGGTGTCTGTTATGTTAACCCTTAGAATTTAAAGTAGTGAAAGGTATTCCTTCTCGTAGCCCCCGTCCCTCCGACCCACGACAAGACCGGGAGGATCTTTATTAAATATAGTAGAAAAGGTGTTAGGGGCACAAGGATAGGTCTGGGTCAAGACCGGGTATAAGTCTTTACTGTGGTGTGGGGTCCCCCACCCGGTCAACTAGCTGGTACCGGCCTAAAGGGCCCCTAAGAGTCAACGACGGCTACGCGGGGTGCCCCTACCCGGTTAGGCACGGGGGCATACGTCGGGCGTGCTCGTGCCCCGGGCCAGGGCCGTTATCCCCTCTATAAGCCGACCAAAAGTTAATAAATATGTTGGCCAGAGAGAATTTTATGGACGAGGAAAGGTGTGAAAAGGCGGCCTCCGAACTCGCCAAGGTGGCCAGGGTAGTAGTGAACTACGACAGGAGTTACGACATAATAGACGAACTCAACAGGGCCGCAGACGACCCTAAAAAAGTCCTCGAGCTCCTGACCAACCTGTCAAGGGTAGTCCTGAAGGTCTATAAGAAGGTAGAGGAGGGAGGAGGGGAGGGGTTGAGGGACGTCTTAGCCCAGATCCGTAAGTGGGATCAATACCTAGAAGTGTTTGAAAAAGACTGTTTAAACGGCCCCAAGTACGTCAGGGTGTTCACTTCTCTCTCGATAGTCCCCGACGACAACGCCTTCAGGGTGATCAGGGCACTGGAAGGTAGCGGGCCCGAGGCGTGAGACACCGGGGTAGGGGTTTTGAGGGACTTCATAGAGGAGATGATAAACGCGTGGGGCCGACACAAGGGCAAGCGGGTGGCCCTCGACTCGGAAAGGCTAAACGACCAGCTCGCGCTGGCACGGAGGGTCTACGAGGAGGCCTCGGCCGCCAACCAAGGCGTATTGTTCATGTTGAGAGCCCCTACGGGTTTCGGTAAGACCGAAGTCCTCTTCGCCCCGTTCCTCTACCAGTTCGTGGAGGGGCAGTGGTTCGCACCGAGGATGTACTTGGTGGAACCGGTAAACGCGTTACTTAAACAGATGGAAGAGAGGGCTAAGGTGTACTCACAATTGGTGGCACCGAGCCCTACCGTGGGTAGCGACTACGGCGACACACTAAAGAAGACGTACCTGTACACAGCCGTCATAACCCTCACCACAGTGGACAGCGCATTTTACGGTTTCACGGCTAAGAGAGTGGTGACGTGGAGGGAGAGGGACTATGAGACCGGGAGGTACTCGATGCCTGCGGGCCTCCTCACGGGCTCGTACCTCGTCTTCGACGAGGCCCACCTGATACAAGACCAAGTGTTCTTGGGGCCCAGGGTGATGTCTAAAGTGATATGTAGTATCGTAGCGGCGGGCGGGTTAGTGGTCTTCTCTTCGGCCACGCTACCGAGTATAACGGCGGGGCTGTTTAAAGAGGAGTGCGATAAGTACGGCGCGAAGGTAATAGACCTCCCTTTCCCGCGGGCGAAAAAGGAAGCCCGCGTAAGTTACGTAAACAGGCCCATATCCGAGGCAGAGTGCGGAGAGGGGTCTGCGATATTTGTAAACACGGTCGAGAGGGCGATAAAGATGAAGGAGAGGTGCAAAGGCGCGGTGTTATTACACTCGTTGATGAGGAAAGACGATAAGGAGAGGGCGTTAAGGGGACTGGAGGAGGGTAAGGCCCTCATAGCCACGCAGGCCGCAGAAGTGGGGATCGACTACGACTTCAAGAGGGTCATAACGGAGCTGGCGCCGATAGACAGCCTAATACAGAGGTTCGGGAGGGTGAGGAAGGACGTGATAGACGCTGAAGTATATGAGGTGGAAAACAGCCTACCCTATGACGACGACGTGGTCAACAGGAGCAGGGACGTACTGCAGTCGGTCAGTACTATAAGTTCAAGTGACGTAGGCAAACTGGTGGACGAGGTGTACGACGAAAGTATAGTGGGGAAGCTGTCGGAGTTAGGTGACACGTTTTACTTGAGTACGGTGGAGTACTTGCAGGGGCTTACGCTTTTCTCATACCCCCCTGAAGATACCCCTTACCTAAAGCCCTCGTACTACGTGACGCTGTACTTACTCAGCGCGGCGGAGTACGAAAAAATAAGGGACCTCCACGAGGGGGGTAAAGCCGACGCCGTCGAAGAGGTCAGCCGCATAATGGCCAACGCTTCGGTCAAATACCCCATTTCGTACATTGACGACTATAATAGGAAGAGGTTGGAGTCGTTCATAGAAAAGGGCGACGTATATAACGGTGCAGTATACAGCAAAGACTTCCTCAAGAAGGTGAAGGGGATAACCCACGAGTTGATAATAGTGGTAGACGGACAGACGTATTCCCCGGACGAGGGGTTTAAAGGGTTAATAGGGGCGGTGGGGGGACAAAAAGGGCGGAGCGAAAAGCGGAGCCGGAAGAAAGGGAGGGGGAAGAAATGACGAAGCCCTGTGCGTATTTTGAGGGCGGGGAGTGTAAGGAGAGTTACCTCACCCACATACGCTATATGCTGGACGTCTGGGAAAGGATAAAGGGGTACTACGTCAAGACGTTGGACCGGGTGGCGGGGAAGGGGTCTGAACACTACCTGAAGTTGGCGTTCCTGGCCCACGACGCGGGTAAACTCCTGAAAGCGTATACCCGCGACAAGCGTAAGTTCAGGCACGAGTTGGTCGGCGCGTACGTGTTGTACAAGATGGTAGGGGGAGGGGCGGGCGACGTCTTCGCTACCGCCGTACTCCTCCACCACGAGAGCATAATACTCAGTGTCTACGCAGGGCAGTACGGTGAGAGGATAATACCGCTGTCCACGGTACGGGCGGTACTGGAGGACTTTAAAGGCCTGCTGACGCCTTATGCTTCGCTCAAAGACGACGAGGCGTACGGCAAAGTGGGGATGGAAAAAGAGATAGACGAGATGGAGGGGATCCTCAGCTCACTGAAAGCAGACGACGTGTACGACGTGGTTAAGTCGCTGGTAGTCGGGGCGAGTTCAGGGAAGGACAGCTTGGTCTTTAGGAACAAGGTGAGCGCGGTACTGCACGTCTTAGTGTTGGTGGACTCTGTGGCGGCTAACACCAGCAGGGCTGACAGTAGGGATGAGGGGACGTGGGTGACAAAAGCGGCTAAGGTCGCAGAGCCGGGTGTGTGGTGATGGCGGAGATCTATACCCCCGGGCACGGTATAGTCACAGACTCCTTAATTATGCACGGTATAGTTAAGCTATACGACGTCCGAAAGGTGGAGAGGGTGGGGGAGAGGTTCAAGCTCATGGGTAGTTTCGAGACCCCCGATAGCGGTACGCTTTCCCTACTGGAGGAAGAGCTCAGGATTTACTCTAAACACCCGGAGGTCCTCAGCTCTTCGTCTGTACTCGGGAAGGTCACGGACTCTAACGTAAACGTCAGCGTGACCCCCAAATGGTTAGGTAAGCTCTCTGACGCGTTGACCGAAATGGAGGGGGACATCACAGACGTCTATACTGTAGACCACAAGGACAAGTTAAAGGAGGGGAGGAAAGGGAAGCAGGAATATTTACTGTACCTCCCTTTGTCGTTCGTCTACGGGAAGTTTTCACAGTCAGACTACTCGGTGACCGCTAAGGACTATTCGGTGTGCGGTCACTGTTTCGCGCTGTCTAATATAGGGCTAATTTACGGTACCGCGGTGGTGAGGTATTCGGGTAAGGACAAGACTTCCGTGACCTTGATGACTATAATACCTGACGAGGAAATGGACAGGGCTGACCTCCTGTTGGCCCAGAGGTTCGTACAAGGTAAGTCCGTAAGCTTATACACTGAGCTTACGTTAAAGTCCGTTGTCCTTTACGTGTTGTCGGTGGGCGAGACGCTTTTTTCCTTCGGGGAGCACTCACCTCAGGTGCTGGTCTGGAGGTTAGAGCGGTCCGGGAACTTCATGAGGTCTTTACAGCCCATGGCCCTCAGGCTCGGCGGGGTGCTAAAAAAGGTAGCAGAGATCAAGGCAGATTACCCCTACTTCACAAACATAGTGCTCAAGCTGTCCCGGAGCGAGGACGGGGCGGTGGTCTTGGACAGACTGGCTGACATAATACTTTTTAACGGGGACCCGTACCCGGCCTTGAGGCAACTCTCCTTATTCCTGAGGAAGAACAAAGACGAGGTGGGGGAGCTAACTGTCAAGGACTTACCGAACTTCGCGAAAATACTCACTAAGCAGTGACCGCAGTCCCCTTAATATGCTCCCTTTTTCGTTAGCGGCTGTGACGGGTCGCCCCCTTGGGCCCGCGGTGATCGGTATTACGCTTTATCAGGGGCTTCAGGGGATCCCTCGTCCCCCACTTAGCGGGCCTCTGCCCACACGCAGTCGCCCCTATTAACTGAGTGTGTATGAACACTTAAAGGCACGAAATGTGGGTAAAAAAGGGCCTATAAAAATTATCCCATTTAGTAGTACCCCTATCCATTAGAGGACGAAGACGTAGTAGTCCTTATCGTTAGCCTTTATCCTTTTCGCGTATTTGAGGTCTATATTTATCAATAAGACGGCCTTATCGTAACTAGAGTAACAAAGGTTACGTAAGGAAAACACGTCCCCTACCTTTATTTCCACGTCGTTGTACTCCCTTATTATATCGAACAGTAAGCGTTCCTCGCCCGGGGTGTACACGACAAGGACATCGGCTACCCCCTTTTCGAGTTTTTTAATATGCTTGTCCATAGATTCTAAGTCCGTGACGATCACGCCCCAAGTCGTGAACTCCACTTTGGTACCTTTACCCCCACAGTTTATAGTACAATCGGTCCCGTTCTCGTTGACAGTACAAGACTGGACGTCACTGCAGTTGTACTTATAAATATATTCTTTGACAGGTCCCGGTACGTAATCCCTTACCTTGTTTAGCTCGTTAACATCGGACAACAAGGCCTCGTTATTGCAGAGCGCGACTACCACCGACTTGTCATACATTATTATTGGCCAAATACAGTTACAAGGCGGGATCGTCACCACCTACGTGCAGTTCTTATAAACGCTCAACGAATATTCGGTGTACGTCGGTATCGCGCTACTAGCGACACTGTACTCTTCTATGTGCTTGTCTTTCACTACATAAAGGGCGGGGGCCAGCCCGAATTCGTCGTTATACCCTAAGGTCTTAGCGACGCCCCTGAGGCACGCTAAGAGTGAGAGGAAGCCCACGTTATGAGTGGTCAACAGTATTTTATAGCCCTTTGAAGCCATCAACCCCAACAAGTACGCGAGCCTCAACATGTACTCAGCGTGGAGGCCCTCCTGTACGTCGTCGAACAGGAGGACTGTCGATTTAGGGTCACCCAAAAGCCCCTTCTCGAGGAGGGACACCAGGAAGGAAAGCTTGAGGCTACTTGAAGAAGCTAATTCGGCCCTGAACTGCTTGCCCCCTACCTCTTCGTATAGTTGGAAGTCCCTCGCTATGAGGCGCGATTTAATAAACCCCTTTTGTAACTTCACTGCGTAATACTTGTCCTCCACTTTAGCCCTCAGTTTGTTCAGCACAGTGAAGAACTCGGAATAACTCTCGTAATACACAGGGGAGTAGTTGTACTTTAAGATATACTCCATGTCTGAAGGGAAAAAGACCCCTTTATACCCCACCTTCTCCTTATTGTAATCGCACGAAGGGTCACCCTCAAAAGTACTGCAGGTCAGTACCCCGCTTACGCCCCTTTTACCTACTGAGACTTTCATCTCGCCGTCCAGGAACTCTTTTGCGATAACACTGGCCTCCACCGGTACGACGCCCAGCTCCGAGGCGTACAGCACGTCGTAGACCAGCCTGAGGAGTGTCGTCTTCCCGGACATGGGTTGTCCCATAAGTACGGTGATGCCGTTAACTTCCAGGTCGCCCGTAATGAAGCCCGGGAATTGGACTGATATTTTCAGCGGCTCCATATAAAAGCGTCTATCGCAAAGGATATATATGTTTAGATGGAATTTTCTCTTGGTATGTCATACATCAGGGTTTCAGGGAGGTTTGAAGCACAGCTTGCCGTGCTCACTGGGTCGGACAACATAGGGAACTACAACACACACGCCACAGGGAGGATAGTAGTACCCACAAGGGAAGGCTTCAAGCCCTACGACGTCCCTATCATGACGGGTAACTCACTGAAGCACTGGCACGCGGTGTATTTAGCTAAAGCGTACGAGAACTTAGGGGGGAGTAAAATAAACGAGCTGTGTAAGGCGGGGTTAGGGCTGAGGGGGTACACCGTCGACTCTACACTTGAAGGGCTTAAACCCGCCTCGTCGGAGTCTGAGGCGATAGAAGACGTCTGTAACGACCTCCACGGGTTCCTGATCACCAGGAAAAACGGGAAACAGACCAAGAGGGACAGCCTGGTAAAGTTCTCCTTAGCCTCACCTGTACTGGACGCCGAGGTCTTGGAGTACGTTAACAGGTTTTCCGTTATACATAACAGGGTAGACCCGCTTACACAGGAGCAACAGATGGTCTTTAAACAGGAGTACTCTTCGTCACCCCTCTACGGGTTCAATGTGGTAATGGACTTAGACTATGTCTGCAGGCCCATGTACGAAGAAGGGGAGGTCGTATGCGACCAAGACGAGGTAAAACGGAGGAAAAAGTCCTCGGTATTGGCACTCCTGTACATGTTCACCGGGATAGGGTCGAAACAAGCGAGGGCACTGCCGGTAGCGAGGGTCACGGAGGTGGTCTCGGCGGTCTCGGACAGACCCGTACCCAACTTAGTCCACGGCAGTTACAAGGACTACGTGCAGGGCTCTTTAGACACTTTGGCCGCGTTTACTAAAGCCACGAACACAGATATGACCGTGATATGCTATAACGCCGAGTGTAAGTCGGAGGGGGTGAAAGTGGTAAACACTAAGTCCCTTGAAGAGTTCTTCAACGCTTTGATAGGGGCCGTCAGTAAATAGGGGCTGTGGGGTACCGGATGAGGGCACTCATAGCTTCCTTTAGGGCCCCGTTTTTTTCCATCAGGGTACCTGAGACGTACCAAGTGGCGGTCACGTACAGCTTCTTAATGCCTTCTACCCTTTTCGGTTCGATTTGTGCCTCGCTGTGCGTGCTTAACGGTTGGAGTGAACAGGAATGTAGAGAGAAACTCAGGGGGACTAAGGTCAGGGAGTCCTATAACGGGCTCATATATTCAACTAAGTTCCCGGTAATACTCAGGAGGACGAGGAAGGTGCTCGAAGAGGGGAAGTTACCCGAGACCTTAGACGAGTTCAAGGGGTTTTCCGACGCGATGGTGAGGGAATACGCGTACTCTTTAGACGAGAGGAAGGTCGTGGTAGTGTCACACGGGATAGACGCCTTAAAGGAGGCCCTGCGGCTAGTGAACAGGGTAGGGGACTCGGAGTCCTTAGTGGCAGTAGTAGACCTGAGGGAGGTGGAGTTAGAGGAGTGCGGGAGTGGGGAAATAAACGTCATGTCAAAGGTAGGTGCGGGCGGGGACGTAATTAAGGGCTTCGACGAAGAGGGGAAGCCCTCTACGTTTTACGTACCCGTTAAGGCTTTCCCGTGGTACCTCATATACTCCCCCGTAAAATATAAGGGGAGGGTGTTGTGCGGCGGGGGGATAAAAGTCCCTGCAGAGGGGGAATGGTAGTGCGGGGCATGGACACAAACGTTGTGGTAACGCGTCACCAAAGCAGGGGAAAGTACGCGGGGAGCCCCTCGGTCGGCTCTCATTTGGAAAAGGGGAGTGACCGGATATCACCACGGACGTCCCCCTTACCGTGCTCGTAACCTACTTTATTCCCAACGCTTAGAGGGCCGGGCCCCCCATTAACGCACCGCGTATTGACACACGTCCGGTCGGTAAACC belongs to Stygiolobus caldivivus and includes:
- the cas3 gene encoding CRISPR-associated helicase Cas3', which gives rise to MRDFIEEMINAWGRHKGKRVALDSERLNDQLALARRVYEEASAANQGVLFMLRAPTGFGKTEVLFAPFLYQFVEGQWFAPRMYLVEPVNALLKQMEERAKVYSQLVAPSPTVGSDYGDTLKKTYLYTAVITLTTVDSAFYGFTAKRVVTWRERDYETGRYSMPAGLLTGSYLVFDEAHLIQDQVFLGPRVMSKVICSIVAAGGLVVFSSATLPSITAGLFKEECDKYGAKVIDLPFPRAKKEARVSYVNRPISEAECGEGSAIFVNTVERAIKMKERCKGAVLLHSLMRKDDKERALRGLEEGKALIATQAAEVGIDYDFKRVITELAPIDSLIQRFGRVRKDVIDAEVYEVENSLPYDDDVVNRSRDVLQSVSTISSSDVGKLVDEVYDESIVGKLSELGDTFYLSTVEYLQGLTLFSYPPEDTPYLKPSYYVTLYLLSAAEYEKIRDLHEGGKADAVEEVSRIMANASVKYPISYIDDYNRKRLESFIEKGDVYNGAVYSKDFLKKVKGITHELIIVVDGQTYSPDEGFKGLIGAVGGQKGRSEKRSRKKGRGKK
- a CDS encoding CRISPR-associated endonuclease Cas3''; amino-acid sequence: MTKPCAYFEGGECKESYLTHIRYMLDVWERIKGYYVKTLDRVAGKGSEHYLKLAFLAHDAGKLLKAYTRDKRKFRHELVGAYVLYKMVGGGAGDVFATAVLLHHESIILSVYAGQYGERIIPLSTVRAVLEDFKGLLTPYASLKDDEAYGKVGMEKEIDEMEGILSSLKADDVYDVVKSLVVGASSGKDSLVFRNKVSAVLHVLVLVDSVAANTSRADSRDEGTWVTKAAKVAEPGVW
- a CDS encoding AAA family ATPase; its protein translation is MEPLKISVQFPGFITGDLEVNGITVLMGQPMSGKTTLLRLVYDVLYASELGVVPVEASVIAKEFLDGEMKVSVGKRGVSGVLTCSTFEGDPSCDYNKEKVGYKGVFFPSDMEYILKYNYSPVYYESYSEFFTVLNKLRAKVEDKYYAVKLQKGFIKSRLIARDFQLYEEVGGKQFRAELASSSSLKLSFLVSLLEKGLLGDPKSTVLLFDDVQEGLHAEYMLRLAYLLGLMASKGYKILLTTHNVGFLSLLACLRGVAKTLGYNDEFGLAPALYVVKDKHIEEYSVASSAIPTYTEYSLSVYKNCT
- the cas7a gene encoding type I-A CRISPR-associated protein Cas7/Csa2, with protein sequence MSYIRVSGRFEAQLAVLTGSDNIGNYNTHATGRIVVPTREGFKPYDVPIMTGNSLKHWHAVYLAKAYENLGGSKINELCKAGLGLRGYTVDSTLEGLKPASSESEAIEDVCNDLHGFLITRKNGKQTKRDSLVKFSLASPVLDAEVLEYVNRFSVIHNRVDPLTQEQQMVFKQEYSSSPLYGFNVVMDLDYVCRPMYEEGEVVCDQDEVKRRKKSSVLALLYMFTGIGSKQARALPVARVTEVVSAVSDRPVPNLVHGSYKDYVQGSLDTLAAFTKATNTDMTVICYNAECKSEGVKVVNTKSLEEFFNALIGAVSK
- the cas5a gene encoding type I-A CRISPR-associated protein Cas5a produces the protein MRALIASFRAPFFSIRVPETYQVAVTYSFLMPSTLFGSICASLCVLNGWSEQECREKLRGTKVRESYNGLIYSTKFPVILRRTRKVLEEGKLPETLDEFKGFSDAMVREYAYSLDERKVVVVSHGIDALKEALRLVNRVGDSESLVAVVDLREVELEECGSGEINVMSKVGAGGDVIKGFDEEGKPSTFYVPVKAFPWYLIYSPVKYKGRVLCGGGIKVPAEGEW